CAATAGTACTGGATGCGAACAGCGGTGCGCTAGCGCCAAGCCCTTTAGAAAATGTGTTACTGTCTTTGGGCAGTTGTTCTTCTGTCGATGTCGTGAGTATTCTCAAAAAAGCTCGTCAACAAATCAGTGGCTGTAAAGTACAATTGTCTGCCACGCGTGTAGAAACGACCCCTAAATTATTTTCTGATATACATCTTCATTTTGTTATTTCAGGTAAAGATATTCAGGAAAAACATGTTGAACGTGCTGTCAGTCTCTCAGCGGATAAATATTGTTCAGTTGCGTTAATGTTAAATAAATCAGTCAATATCACGCACGATTATTCTATTACTTCAGAATAAACCAATCAATTGAGCCTACTAGGTTAGGCTCATAAATCACTCATCCAATCCAACTGCTTATTTGCTTGGTTTTTCTTTGCCATAATTTCTTTGATTAAAGGGGTTAAAATTAGCTCCATCGCTAAACCCATTTTACCGCCGGGTACCACCAGGGTATTTACACGCGACATAAAAGAACCTTCGATCATAGATAGATAATAAGGAAACTTTACATTGTTTGCCTCTCTAAACCGAATAACCACAAAGCTTTCGTCTAAAGAGGGGATAGCCTTAGCACTAAAGGGGTTAGAAGTATCTACCGTGGGAACACGTTGAAAATTAATATGTGTTTTTGAAAACTGTGGAGTTATAAAAGAGATATAATCTTCCATACTTCTTACAATACTTGCTGTGACGGCTTCCCTGCTATGCCCTCGTTGGTTAGTATCACGAATAATTTTTTGAATCCATTCAAGGTTAACTATAGGTACCATACCAATTAATAAGTCAACATATTGGGCAACATCATTATTTTCGGTGACAACACCACCATGTAATCCCTCATAAAATAATAAATCTGTACCTTCACCGAGGTCTTCCCACGGAGTAAACGTACCAGGCATTTGATTATATGGCACTGCTTGGTCGAAGGTATGTAAGTACCTTCTCATTTTGCCCTTACCTGTTTCTGAATAATCTTTAAATAGCTTTTCTAATGCATCAAAGTCATTCGCCTCATCACCAAAGTAGCTTATTCTCCGTCCTATTTCTTTTGCTTTTCTTTTTTCTAGGTCCATTTCTTGTCGAGAATAGCGGTGAAAGCTGTCACCTTCCACTTTGGCAGAAGTGATATCTAAAGAACGAAAAATATGTTCAAAAGATTCAGACGTCGTTGAGGTTCCTGCACCTGATGAGCCTGTAACTGCAATGATCGGATTTCGTGAAGACATAGCGTAAACCGGAAAAAGAATGAGCTAAAAGTTATACGGATAAATTAAACTAAGATCAACTTTTTAGCCAACAGAAAACAAAAAAGCGAGGCAATGCCTCGCTTTTTCATCTGAAAGCTCAACTAGTTAAGCTTCTGCACTTGCTTCTTCTGTCTCTTCAACTACTTCTTCAGTTGCTGGACGATCAACAAGTTCAACGTAAGCCATAGGAGCTTTATCACCAGTACGGTAACCGCATTTTAAAATACGTGTATATCCACCTGGACGTTCTTGGTAACGAGGACCAAGTTCGCTAAATAATAAACCTACTACTTCTTGATTACGTGTACGAGCAAACGCTAAACGACGATTTGCTACACTGTCGGTTTTGGCCAAAGTAATTAATGGCTCAACAACGCGACGTAATTCTTTAGCTTTAGCAACCGTTGTTTTAATAACACCGTGCTTTACTAAAGAACTTGCCATATTGCGGAACATCGCTTGGCGATGACTGCTATTACGGTTTAACTGGCGACCGCTTTTACGATGGCGCATAAGTTAATCCTTATCTCAAACTAATAAAAATGATGACCGACTTAGTCGTTATCAGCAATGCTTTCTGGTGGCCAGTTTTCTAAGCGCATACCTAGAGACAAGCCACGAGACGCTAACACGTCTTTGATTTCAGTCAGAGACTTCTTACCTAAATTAGGTGTTTTAAGAAGTTCGACTTCTGCACGCTGTACTAAATCACCAATATATTGAATCGCTTCTGCTTTTAAGCAGTTCGCAGAACGAACAGTAAGCTCGAGGTCATCAACTGGACGAAGTAAAATTGGATCGAAAAGAGGTTTTTCTTCTTTCGGTTCAACTTCTGTTACATCACGTAATTCAACAAATGCATCAAGCTGTTCAGCAAGAATTGTTGAAGCACGACGGATTGCTTCTTCTGGATCTAACGTGCCGTTAGTTTCCATGTCTATGATTAATTTATCTAAATCTGTGCGTTGTTCAACACGCGCAGAGTCAACATCATAAGCAATACGAACAACAGGGCTGAAAGAAGCGTCAACAAGTAAACGACCAATTGCACGATCTTCATCTTCGGCTTCGCGGCGAGTAGAAGCAGGAACGTAACCACGGCCCATTTCTACTTTAACGCGCATACTGATAGAACCGTCACCAGTTAAGTGACAAATCACATGTTCAGGGTTTGCAATAGTTACATCACCGTCATGTTGAATATCAGCTGCCGTAACAGGGCCTTCACCTGACTTAGTTAAGGTAAGAACTGCTTCAGTTTTGCCTTCTAAACCTATCGCTAGTCCTTTAAGGTTTAACAGTATTTCGATGATATCCTCTTGAACACCTTCTTTACTACTGTATTCATGTAATACGCCGTCTATCTCAACTTCAGTGACGGCACAACCCGGCATTGAAGATAATAAAATACGACGTAAGGCATTACCTAAAGTGTGACCAAAACCACGTTCAAGTGGTTCTAAAGTAACTTTAGAACGGGTAGCACTAACAGTTTCGATGTCTACCATTCGTGGTCTTAGAAATTCGGTTACAGAACCCTGCATTATGTCCTCTCTTAAAGTTCAGCTTTACTTAGAGTAAAGTTCTACTATCAACTGTTCATTAATTTCAGCAGATAAATCTGAACGATCAGGAACACGTTTAAATACGCCTTCCATTTTCTTATTATCTACTTCAACCCAGACTGGCTTTTCACGTTGCTCAGCTAATTCTAAAGCAGCAATAATACGTGCTTGAGTCTTAGATTTTTCACGAACAGAAACCACGTCTTCAGCTTTAACAGTGAAAGATGGAATATTTACAACTTTACCGTTTACTACGATCGATTTGTGACTTACTAATTGACGCGCTTCTGCACGAGTACTAGCAAAGCCCATACGATATACAACGTTATCTAAACGCTTTTCTAAAAGTTGTAACAAGTTTTCACCTGTATTACCTTTTAAGCGTGCAGCTTCTTTGTAATAGTTACGGAATTGTTTTTCTAATACGCCATAAATACGACGTACTTTTTGCTTCTCACGAAGCTGAACACCATAGTCAGACAAACGACCGCGACGTGCGCCGTGCTGACCTGGGATCATTTCGAATTTACATTTAGTGTCAATTGCTCGAACACCGCTTTTAAGGAATAAATCGGTTCCTTCACGGCGACTAAGCTTTAACTTAGGACCTAAATATCTTGCCATTTTCTTTCTCCAACTATCCTATTAAACGCGACGTTTCTTAGGAGGACGACAACCATTATGAGGAATAGGTGTTACGTCAGTAATGTTGGTGATTTTAAAACCAGCAGCATTTAAGGCACGGATTGCAGATTCACGACCTGGACCTGGACCTTTAACGAACACTTCAATATTCTTCAACCCAAACTCTTGCGCAGCTTTACCCGCACGGTCAGCAGCTACCTGAGCAGCAAACGGAGTAGATTTACGTGAACCACGAAAACCTGAACCACCTGCAGTTGCCCAAGATAATGCATTACCTTGACGATCTGTCAGAGTTACGATTGTGTTGTTGAAAGAAGCATGGATATGAGCCATGCCATCAGCAACTTGTTTTTTCACGCGTTTGCGTGAACGAACTGGAGTTTTAGCCATTTTCTATCCCCTCGCTACTTCTTGATAGGTTTGCGAGGACCTTTACGGGTACGCGCATTTGTTTTCGTGCGCTGACCACGTAGAGGTAGACTGCGACGGTGGCGTATACCACGGAAACAACCTAGGTCCATCAAACGTTTGATGTTCATTGAAACTTCACGGCGTAAGTCACCTTCTACAGTGTACTTATCCACTTCTGCACGAAGCAAATCGATTTGTGCTTCGTCTAATTCACTGATCTTTGTAGATTCTGCGATACCAGTTGACACGCA
The Thalassotalea hakodatensis genome window above contains:
- a CDS encoding OsmC family protein, which translates into the protein MQAEVKWIGEEMFAGISESGHTIVLDANSGALAPSPLENVLLSLGSCSSVDVVSILKKARQQISGCKVQLSATRVETTPKLFSDIHLHFVISGKDIQEKHVERAVSLSADKYCSVALMLNKSVNITHDYSITSE
- a CDS encoding phosphoribulokinase, whose product is MSSRNPIIAVTGSSGAGTSTTSESFEHIFRSLDITSAKVEGDSFHRYSRQEMDLEKRKAKEIGRRISYFGDEANDFDALEKLFKDYSETGKGKMRRYLHTFDQAVPYNQMPGTFTPWEDLGEGTDLLFYEGLHGGVVTENNDVAQYVDLLIGMVPIVNLEWIQKIIRDTNQRGHSREAVTASIVRSMEDYISFITPQFSKTHINFQRVPTVDTSNPFSAKAIPSLDESFVVIRFREANNVKFPYYLSMIEGSFMSRVNTLVVPGGKMGLAMELILTPLIKEIMAKKNQANKQLDWMSDL
- the rplQ gene encoding 50S ribosomal protein L17 translates to MRHRKSGRQLNRNSSHRQAMFRNMASSLVKHGVIKTTVAKAKELRRVVEPLITLAKTDSVANRRLAFARTRNQEVVGLLFSELGPRYQERPGGYTRILKCGYRTGDKAPMAYVELVDRPATEEVVEETEEASAEA
- a CDS encoding DNA-directed RNA polymerase subunit alpha, giving the protein MQGSVTEFLRPRMVDIETVSATRSKVTLEPLERGFGHTLGNALRRILLSSMPGCAVTEVEIDGVLHEYSSKEGVQEDIIEILLNLKGLAIGLEGKTEAVLTLTKSGEGPVTAADIQHDGDVTIANPEHVICHLTGDGSISMRVKVEMGRGYVPASTRREAEDEDRAIGRLLVDASFSPVVRIAYDVDSARVEQRTDLDKLIIDMETNGTLDPEEAIRRASTILAEQLDAFVELRDVTEVEPKEEKPLFDPILLRPVDDLELTVRSANCLKAEAIQYIGDLVQRAEVELLKTPNLGKKSLTEIKDVLASRGLSLGMRLENWPPESIADND
- the rpsD gene encoding 30S ribosomal protein S4; translation: MARYLGPKLKLSRREGTDLFLKSGVRAIDTKCKFEMIPGQHGARRGRLSDYGVQLREKQKVRRIYGVLEKQFRNYYKEAARLKGNTGENLLQLLEKRLDNVVYRMGFASTRAEARQLVSHKSIVVNGKVVNIPSFTVKAEDVVSVREKSKTQARIIAALELAEQREKPVWVEVDNKKMEGVFKRVPDRSDLSAEINEQLIVELYSK
- the rpsK gene encoding 30S ribosomal protein S11; this translates as MAKTPVRSRKRVKKQVADGMAHIHASFNNTIVTLTDRQGNALSWATAGGSGFRGSRKSTPFAAQVAADRAGKAAQEFGLKNIEVFVKGPGPGRESAIRALNAAGFKITNITDVTPIPHNGCRPPKKRRV
- the rpsM gene encoding 30S ribosomal protein S13, with amino-acid sequence MARIAGINIPDRKHAVIALTAIYGIGATRAKAICVSTGIAESTKISELDEAQIDLLRAEVDKYTVEGDLRREVSMNIKRLMDLGCFRGIRHRRSLPLRGQRTKTNARTRKGPRKPIKK